A window from Listeria seeligeri serovar 1/2b str. SLCC3954 encodes these proteins:
- a CDS encoding alpha/beta hydrolase, with protein sequence MKKQLLVMMLLLLGMVVLSACQGDDAVENTAPPKVDLKTETPIILIHGSGGDTHSLDEIADHLMNDFASSKEEMSMSISADGDITYQGALTKNAHRPIIKLGFDKNQANPDKWAEWLHIAATDLKTRYGFSQMDGVGHSNGGLALTYFAENYSKDKSVPTLRKLIAIGSPFNDLDADDNTSSLNFQKLPAYTKQMTYFMDNKTKLNSDLEVLSIAGKLSDEGEATDGIVPTNSSLASRMFMPQNAKVYIENLQVGDTAVHQTLHETPESVEQVYWFLEKFHSEKSITKLVSE encoded by the coding sequence ATGAAAAAGCAGCTTTTAGTAATGATGCTTTTGCTATTAGGCATGGTAGTTCTTAGCGCATGTCAAGGTGATGATGCAGTAGAAAACACCGCACCTCCAAAAGTGGATTTAAAAACAGAAACACCAATCATCTTGATTCATGGAAGCGGAGGCGATACTCATTCCCTTGATGAAATTGCGGATCATTTGATGAACGATTTTGCTAGCTCAAAAGAAGAAATGTCCATGTCGATTAGCGCTGACGGGGACATTACCTACCAAGGCGCGCTTACAAAAAATGCCCATCGACCGATTATTAAACTCGGATTTGATAAAAATCAAGCCAACCCTGATAAGTGGGCTGAATGGTTACATATTGCTGCTACTGATTTGAAAACACGTTACGGTTTTTCACAAATGGATGGTGTTGGCCATTCAAACGGAGGATTAGCATTAACATATTTTGCCGAGAATTACAGTAAAGACAAATCAGTTCCTACTCTTCGAAAATTAATCGCAATTGGCTCGCCATTTAATGATTTAGATGCAGATGATAATACCAGTAGCTTAAATTTCCAAAAATTACCCGCTTACACAAAGCAAATGACATATTTTATGGATAACAAAACAAAGCTAAACTCTGACCTTGAAGTACTTTCAATCGCTGGGAAACTGAGCGACGAGGGCGAGGCGACCGATGGTATTGTTCCAACCAACAGTTCGCTTGCTTCAAGAATGTTTATGCCCCAAAATGCAAAAGTTTATATAGAGAATTTGCAAGTTGGCGATACCGCTGTTCACCAGACATTACATGAAACACCAGAAAGCGTCGAGCAAGTTTATTGGTTTTTAGAAAAATTTCATTCCGAAAAAAGTATAACTAAACTAGTTTCCGAATAA
- the fdhD gene encoding formate dehydrogenase accessory sulfurtransferase FdhD codes for MEIVAQQKIRRFESGSFTEIESSVATEYPLTIYVNDTELVTIVCTPEYLEDLVVGFLTSEGIVRGPGDIDSVDIIESTGHAKVTANFVNKFNAKYRGKRYITSCCGKSRENFYFQSDASLVNVKQNTSFTLTTNEIFHLMEKFEDNSATFHQTGGVHNAALCDSAEIIYSRMDIGRHNALDKIYGSALQDGTKTENKAIIFSGRISSEILVKTAKLGCGIILSRSAPTELAINMAEELQITTVGFIRGDRLNVYSGFERITK; via the coding sequence ATGGAAATTGTAGCGCAACAAAAAATTCGGCGCTTTGAGTCAGGTTCTTTTACGGAAATCGAATCAAGCGTTGCGACCGAATATCCCTTGACGATTTATGTGAATGATACCGAACTTGTAACGATTGTCTGTACTCCGGAGTATTTAGAAGATTTAGTAGTTGGCTTTTTGACCTCGGAAGGAATTGTTCGCGGGCCGGGAGATATTGATTCAGTTGATATTATTGAATCAACTGGACATGCTAAAGTAACTGCTAATTTTGTTAATAAGTTTAATGCCAAATATCGAGGCAAGCGGTACATTACTTCTTGTTGCGGCAAATCCAGGGAAAATTTTTACTTTCAATCCGATGCTTCTTTAGTTAATGTGAAGCAAAATACGAGTTTTACATTAACAACGAATGAGATTTTTCATTTAATGGAAAAATTCGAGGATAATTCTGCTACTTTTCATCAAACTGGCGGGGTTCATAATGCTGCGCTCTGTGATTCAGCGGAAATTATTTATAGTCGGATGGATATTGGACGTCATAATGCGCTGGATAAAATATATGGAAGTGCTTTGCAGGATGGAACTAAGACTGAAAATAAGGCGATTATTTTTAGCGGAAGAATCTCTTCGGAAATCCTTGTTAAAACGGCAAAATTAGGTTGTGGTATTATTTTATCACGCTCCGCTCCAACTGAACTTGCGATAAATATGGCGGAAGAACTCCAAATTACAACAGTAGGTTTTATTCGTGGAGACCGTTTGAATGTATACTCTGGATTTGAACGCATAACTAAATAA
- a CDS encoding DUF1641 domain-containing protein encodes MAEPISTIRDTKKTPEEIEQERLTQIKADIVEEDSGFVEMVETVKLLQESGALEALNSAIKARGDITKTFLNEWRKEPMTNAINNMMISSKLLTDTKPEQTEQMIANLKNAAKQAEASAKSEEIMGMLAMMKALKDPDINRALRYGMTFLKEMGQTLK; translated from the coding sequence ATGGCAGAACCAATTTCAACAATTAGAGATACGAAGAAAACCCCTGAAGAAATAGAACAAGAACGGCTAACGCAAATCAAAGCTGATATTGTAGAAGAAGATTCTGGTTTTGTAGAGATGGTTGAGACGGTGAAACTCCTACAAGAATCTGGCGCGCTCGAAGCTTTGAATAGTGCGATTAAAGCTCGTGGGGATATTACGAAAACGTTCTTAAATGAATGGCGTAAAGAACCGATGACCAATGCGATTAACAACATGATGATTTCGAGTAAGCTTTTAACGGATACGAAGCCAGAGCAAACCGAGCAAATGATTGCTAACTTGAAAAATGCTGCAAAACAAGCAGAAGCAAGTGCGAAAAGTGAAGAAATCATGGGAATGCTCGCGATGATGAAGGCGCTCAAAGATCCGGATATTAATAGAGCACTGCGTTACGGAATGACGTTTTTAAAAGAAATGGGTCAAACATTAAAATGA
- a CDS encoding Cof-type HAD-IIB family hydrolase: protein MTNKVIDTVITDMDGTLLVKKGDQIHPLNKEVLMDWQQNGNKLFLATGRLDLAILPFIHELKIKTPVISCNGGLVRDFTTGEILYKSNIELDLIKTILETLQPLEVNYHIYTTERILGPTNTGKIAFFNELNKSLPENEQVPITLTTDPFSVLRDGEFPLKVLVIESDETKRAEIKAALQGLPLSVLASASNLIDIMNEGIDKAKGLTYLAENGYINLDSTIAFGDNENDVGMIELAEIGVAMENGIPLALEKADKIAKHHDIGGLGLFMQEEIL, encoded by the coding sequence TTGACAAACAAAGTAATTGATACGGTTATCACTGACATGGATGGAACTTTACTTGTAAAAAAAGGCGACCAAATTCATCCGCTGAATAAAGAAGTTTTAATGGATTGGCAACAAAATGGCAACAAACTTTTTCTGGCAACTGGTCGGCTTGACTTAGCAATATTGCCATTCATTCACGAACTTAAAATCAAAACACCAGTTATTTCTTGTAACGGAGGATTAGTAAGAGACTTTACCACAGGAGAAATTTTATATAAAAGTAATATTGAACTCGATTTAATAAAAACGATCTTAGAAACGCTTCAACCGCTTGAAGTTAATTACCATATTTATACGACAGAGCGAATTCTTGGACCAACAAACACTGGTAAAATCGCCTTTTTCAATGAATTAAATAAAAGCTTGCCAGAAAATGAACAAGTCCCAATTACGTTAACAACAGACCCGTTCAGCGTACTTCGAGATGGCGAGTTTCCGTTAAAAGTATTAGTTATTGAATCAGATGAAACGAAACGAGCAGAAATTAAAGCTGCTTTACAAGGTCTACCACTGTCCGTTCTTGCTTCGGCTTCGAATTTAATTGATATTATGAATGAAGGCATTGATAAAGCAAAAGGACTGACTTACCTAGCTGAAAACGGTTATATTAACCTAGATTCCACAATTGCTTTTGGAGATAACGAGAACGATGTAGGAATGATTGAATTAGCAGAAATTGGTGTAGCGATGGAAAATGGAATCCCACTAGCTTTAGAAAAGGCAGATAAAATCGCTAAACATCACGATATTGGCGGGTTAGGGCTATTCATGCAAGAAGAAATTTTATAA
- the fdhF gene encoding formate dehydrogenase subunit alpha, which produces MSAKVSVQINGKQRDVTEGTRILDYLNGEGIEHPHICYSEQIGPIQSCDTCMCEVDGELMRACSTKVTEGMEIKTNSDVAKEAQLEAMDRILENHLLYCTVCDNNNGNCKVHNTTELLGVEQQERPYREKGYLNDFSHPFYRYDPDQCILCGRCVEACQQVQVNETLSIDWERSQPRVIWDDDKPANLSSCVSCGLCATVCPCNALMEKSMLGQAGFMTGLDEDMLEPMIDMVKKVEPNYQTVFAVSEMEAAMRETRTKKTKTVCTFCGVGCTFEVWTKDRKILKVEPTGEGPVNKFATCVKGKFGWDFVNSEKRITTPLIREGEEFVPASWEDAIHLVATKLREIQAKYGNDALGFISSSKTTNEENYLMQKLARQVFETNNIDNCSRYCQAPASDGLTRTVGIGADSGTVEDIETAGLVIIVGASPADGHPVLASRIKRAQKTRGQKLIVSDLRKHEMAERSDLFIHPKQGTDFVWLTAVAKYIIDQGWHDKDFMESRISNVADYLAFLEPFTLAYAEAETGLSVETLKLVAEMVHEADGTAVCWGMGVTQNIAGSHTSSAIANLLLVTGNFGRHGAGAYPLRGHNNVQGACDMGSLPNVLPGIQSLGNDEVRARFEAAYGVSISPEPGLKNNEMLDAIEAGTLHSMYVIGEEMAWVDSNSNHVQEILASLDFFVVQDVFLSKTAQFADVVFPAAPSLEKEGTFTNTERRVQRLYEVLEPLGDSKPDWWIIQEVARACGMTDWNYEHPSEIMDEIASLAPFFAGVRYDRMKGFESLVWPVSADGKDMPLLYEERFNFPDGKAQFSTLPYIPPITFPEEYDLTLNNGRLLEQFHEGNLTDKSKGLDYKLPEVFVEVSLELAKERDIESGSLVRLSSPYGRIKLRAVVTERMKGNEVYVPMHSVSSETAVNLLTSSAGDVRTKTPAYKQTKVNLTVLKKTGKNPLPDHNPRNRKRFPQNGVEVERKWSREDYQPISKVNCKCGGNCGCGGKGRNH; this is translated from the coding sequence ATGAGTGCAAAAGTATCAGTACAGATTAATGGCAAGCAGCGAGATGTGACAGAAGGAACACGGATTTTAGATTATCTAAATGGAGAAGGAATCGAACATCCGCATATTTGTTACAGTGAGCAAATTGGTCCAATTCAGTCTTGTGACACGTGTATGTGTGAGGTTGACGGGGAGCTTATGCGAGCATGCAGCACGAAAGTTACAGAAGGGATGGAAATTAAGACAAATTCAGATGTGGCAAAAGAAGCGCAACTGGAGGCAATGGACCGGATTTTAGAAAATCATTTACTTTATTGTACGGTTTGTGATAATAATAATGGCAACTGCAAGGTACATAATACAACGGAGCTACTTGGCGTGGAACAACAAGAGAGACCTTACCGCGAAAAAGGCTATTTGAATGATTTTTCGCACCCGTTTTATCGTTATGACCCAGATCAATGTATTCTTTGTGGGCGCTGTGTGGAGGCTTGTCAGCAAGTGCAGGTGAATGAGACACTTTCGATTGATTGGGAGCGAAGTCAGCCGCGGGTTATTTGGGATGATGACAAACCGGCGAACTTATCTTCCTGTGTTTCCTGTGGACTTTGTGCTACAGTTTGTCCTTGTAATGCGCTTATGGAAAAATCAATGCTTGGCCAAGCTGGTTTTATGACAGGACTTGATGAGGACATGCTTGAACCAATGATTGATATGGTGAAAAAAGTAGAACCGAATTATCAAACTGTTTTTGCAGTTTCTGAAATGGAAGCAGCGATGCGAGAAACGCGTACGAAAAAAACAAAGACTGTTTGTACTTTTTGTGGCGTTGGCTGTACGTTTGAAGTTTGGACGAAGGACCGCAAGATTTTGAAAGTGGAGCCAACTGGAGAAGGTCCGGTGAACAAATTTGCGACGTGTGTAAAAGGGAAATTTGGTTGGGATTTTGTTAATAGTGAAAAACGTATTACAACACCACTGATTCGGGAAGGGGAAGAATTTGTTCCGGCGAGTTGGGAAGATGCGATTCATTTAGTTGCAACGAAATTACGAGAGATTCAAGCGAAATACGGGAATGATGCGCTTGGTTTTATAAGTTCCTCTAAAACCACCAACGAAGAAAACTATTTGATGCAAAAACTAGCTAGACAAGTATTTGAGACGAATAATATTGATAATTGTTCAAGATATTGTCAGGCACCCGCTTCTGATGGATTGACACGTACTGTTGGGATTGGCGCCGATTCGGGCACGGTAGAGGACATTGAAACAGCGGGATTAGTAATTATCGTTGGTGCTTCTCCGGCTGATGGGCATCCTGTTCTTGCAAGTAGAATCAAACGCGCACAAAAAACTCGAGGACAAAAATTAATTGTATCTGATTTACGTAAGCACGAAATGGCTGAACGATCAGACTTGTTTATTCATCCGAAACAAGGAACTGATTTTGTTTGGTTGACGGCTGTGGCTAAATATATAATTGATCAGGGATGGCATGATAAGGACTTTATGGAAAGTCGGATTAGTAATGTGGCGGATTACCTGGCATTTTTAGAACCGTTTACACTGGCTTATGCAGAAGCGGAAACAGGTCTATCAGTGGAAACGTTGAAACTTGTAGCAGAAATGGTCCATGAAGCTGATGGGACGGCGGTTTGTTGGGGAATGGGAGTAACACAAAATATCGCGGGGTCGCATACTTCCTCAGCGATAGCAAACTTACTTCTTGTTACAGGGAACTTTGGTAGGCACGGGGCGGGAGCATATCCGCTTAGAGGACATAACAACGTACAAGGCGCTTGTGATATGGGATCTTTGCCGAATGTTTTACCAGGAATTCAATCACTTGGAAATGATGAAGTTCGCGCACGTTTTGAAGCGGCTTACGGTGTCTCCATTTCACCAGAACCAGGTTTGAAAAACAATGAAATGCTTGATGCAATTGAAGCGGGCACACTGCACTCTATGTATGTTATTGGTGAGGAAATGGCATGGGTAGACTCGAACTCAAATCATGTACAAGAAATATTAGCTAGCCTTGATTTCTTTGTTGTTCAAGATGTTTTTCTCTCTAAAACAGCGCAATTTGCAGATGTTGTTTTTCCAGCAGCGCCATCACTTGAAAAAGAAGGGACCTTTACGAATACGGAGCGCCGTGTCCAAAGACTTTATGAAGTATTAGAGCCACTTGGGGACTCGAAACCAGACTGGTGGATTATTCAAGAAGTTGCAAGAGCTTGTGGCATGACAGATTGGAACTATGAACATCCAAGTGAAATTATGGACGAAATTGCTAGTTTAGCACCATTTTTTGCTGGGGTTCGTTATGACCGGATGAAAGGGTTTGAAAGCCTTGTTTGGCCAGTAAGCGCGGACGGGAAAGATATGCCGCTACTTTATGAAGAAAGATTTAATTTTCCGGATGGGAAGGCGCAGTTTTCGACACTACCGTATATCCCGCCAATTACTTTCCCGGAAGAGTATGATTTAACGCTGAATAATGGGCGTTTGTTGGAACAATTTCATGAAGGTAATTTGACGGATAAATCAAAAGGCTTGGATTATAAATTACCGGAAGTATTTGTGGAGGTTTCTCTAGAGCTTGCTAAAGAACGCGATATCGAAAGTGGGTCACTGGTAAGATTAAGTTCTCCGTATGGACGAATTAAACTCCGGGCTGTTGTAACTGAACGGATGAAAGGTAATGAAGTCTATGTTCCAATGCACTCGGTTAGTAGTGAGACAGCAGTAAATTTATTGACTTCAAGTGCAGGTGATGTCAGAACAAAAACCCCAGCATATAAACAAACAAAAGTAAATTTAACTGTGTTGAAAAAAACTGGGAAAAACCCACTTCCAGATCACAACCCACGTAATCGAAAAAGGTTCCCGCAAAACGGAGTGGAAGTAGAACGTAAATGGTCAAGAGAAGATTATCAACCAATTTCAAAAGTAAACTGTAAATGCGGTGGCAATTGTGGTTGTGGTGGAAAAGGGAGGAATCATTGA
- a CDS encoding collagen-binding protein — translation MRNFKKYSILLATTLTLCLIVFIVPHFAKAAELDNIIDSVQILDRSGNPIDSESDPDRVVDSQDDVVILYNWSIKENQEVHAGDTVHLQVPKEFKIYTTVSGDLIVGDNGESCGEFEIDTDGMMTITFDDYVENHSIIHGIVEIYTNFNEAELGNNTSATIVFPINENESEEFTVKIKPEVTDAFEKEGSAVKNAQTIDWEVKINQELATHQAATVEDFPGKGQEIIFDSFSIHEMKMNLDGTYSLGDEVPTSEYTVEKITNSSGETGFHLAFKNPINSAYSITYQTEITDFSKATFSNTATFNSGDKIETMDAEVTVPRDQIIQKYPLLFDATTNKVSWKVEYNQGHYALDSSVLVDKYIDEQTFGGIVSIVNGDTGIPLLPTEYTVTDMGTEGFQIEFPDDGYYTIYFDTIVPEGTTGMISNSAYIDSPNIPDNEAEGDYFIPVPSPAEGLIDKKIENFNPKTGEISWEIIINKDGGTLHEPVITDTFQDGGLIFHPVTLKIMDSDQKKLDASAYEIVPLDGTEDWQNGFQINFTGDITGQHIITYKTQINPSTHTTGTDEYKNNATIKTDTQEASDSDSKWIPDILNEDGYKTGVFNYATGEIEWKLIFNDTSKLIKEPVIQDSLNSGQAFVQDSVKVNKIDISQTPRVGELIPPEEYDLTFSKKANGNEQMRISLQNPIIHPVEITYNTKPTGITKEVYKNTAVISDGEEVLADYHAEVIDDNAGKYVNKTGEQEDEQVDWKIYVNQSASTITNATVTDTLGAGQELDASSINVYEAKATSTGKFLKDSNTPISPDEYDLETGIDDESDLEYFRVKFKNEINQPYVIDYNSDITLTSDTETTAQIGNSVTFTGDNITKGETEKSKTIEVKITTGDGTGTGETGDITLNKVDKDNPSTLLEGATFELYDNGKLVDTQTTDDQGVLVFSDLIYGDYTLKEVAAPEGYSLPTVSTENIKVTVDQDNKAVQVTNEKKATKETGSMHLVKTDNETGATLAGAEFSLYNDTNQELQSGLTTDENGELTITDLDLGTYTLKETKAPTGYKLSDKTWEFTITTGQTDPVEVQAKNEKAVGDVILTKVDQETGAKLAGAKFNLLNASGEIIQTNLTSDANGEIHVQNLVAGDYTFEETEAPEGYELAVTSWSFTIIEGQTTILTAENNKTGTPEPDTGEVVLVKQDSENGEHLAGAVFDLVAKDGTIIQSNLTTDDNGEITVSNLSSGEYSFKEITAPTGYDKTEIPWDFTIEKDQPQKIMITAENTKSPLIPTTGSAKIIKQDSESGKTLAGAEFSLISETGETLQSKLTTNKDGELEIDNLAPGNYLIQETKAPEGYQLEETAWQFEIKADDSTQITVIAENTKLKPIEPDIGAVRLIKTDSENGNRLSGAVFSLVDADGQVVQADLTTDDNGEIFVDNLVPGTYSFKETSAPEGYELAEHSWEFQIEQKQTDAVKVYAENTPLTTDDASFLPDSETTFDENGEETTFLIDDNLIEERKPKQKGADDSKTTSEQKIASNQEVKILPATGDDSNAMKFIFGGFATLLSLMYLNKKTK, via the coding sequence ATGCGGAATTTTAAAAAATATTCTATCCTCTTAGCAACTACTTTGACACTATGTTTGATTGTATTTATTGTCCCCCATTTTGCAAAGGCTGCTGAGTTAGATAATATTATTGATAGTGTTCAGATTTTAGATAGAAGCGGAAACCCGATTGACAGTGAAAGTGACCCAGACCGTGTGGTAGATAGTCAAGATGATGTTGTGATTCTATACAACTGGTCCATTAAAGAAAACCAAGAAGTACATGCAGGCGACACAGTTCACCTACAAGTACCAAAAGAATTCAAAATTTATACTACCGTGAGTGGCGATTTAATCGTTGGAGATAATGGTGAGTCGTGCGGGGAATTTGAAATAGATACAGATGGCATGATGACGATTACCTTTGATGATTATGTGGAAAATCATTCTATCATTCATGGGATTGTAGAAATATACACTAATTTTAACGAAGCAGAATTAGGAAATAATACATCAGCAACCATTGTTTTTCCCATAAATGAAAATGAATCAGAGGAATTTACTGTTAAAATTAAGCCAGAAGTGACAGATGCTTTTGAAAAAGAAGGAAGCGCTGTCAAAAATGCGCAAACAATAGATTGGGAAGTGAAAATAAATCAAGAATTAGCTACACATCAAGCTGCAACCGTGGAAGATTTTCCAGGTAAGGGACAGGAAATCATTTTTGACTCATTCTCCATTCATGAAATGAAAATGAATTTAGATGGAACGTATAGTCTTGGAGATGAAGTTCCTACTTCTGAATATACTGTGGAAAAAATAACCAATTCATCAGGAGAAACGGGATTCCACTTAGCATTTAAAAATCCAATTAATTCCGCCTATTCGATAACATATCAAACGGAAATTACAGATTTTAGTAAAGCAACTTTTTCGAACACAGCGACATTTAATTCAGGTGACAAAATAGAAACAATGGATGCAGAAGTGACCGTACCGCGAGATCAAATCATTCAAAAATATCCACTTCTTTTTGATGCAACCACAAACAAAGTCTCTTGGAAAGTAGAATATAATCAAGGGCATTATGCGCTTGATAGCTCGGTATTGGTAGATAAATATATTGATGAACAAACTTTTGGAGGAATTGTAAGCATTGTAAATGGTGATACCGGAATCCCATTACTTCCAACAGAATATACAGTAACGGACATGGGAACGGAAGGATTCCAAATCGAGTTTCCAGATGATGGTTATTATACAATTTACTTCGATACGATTGTTCCAGAAGGTACTACAGGAATGATATCAAACTCAGCATATATCGATTCTCCTAATATACCAGACAATGAAGCAGAGGGAGATTACTTTATTCCTGTGCCATCGCCTGCTGAGGGATTAATTGATAAAAAAATTGAAAACTTTAACCCAAAAACGGGCGAAATCAGTTGGGAAATTATTATTAATAAAGATGGCGGGACCCTACACGAACCGGTAATTACGGATACTTTTCAAGATGGTGGCTTGATTTTCCACCCAGTAACGTTGAAAATAATGGACAGTGATCAAAAAAAATTAGACGCATCTGCATATGAAATTGTGCCACTTGATGGAACCGAGGATTGGCAAAATGGATTCCAAATAAATTTCACCGGAGATATTACTGGACAGCACATAATAACCTACAAGACACAAATAAACCCAAGTACCCATACAACTGGAACCGATGAGTATAAAAACAATGCAACAATAAAAACGGACACACAAGAAGCATCAGATTCAGACTCTAAATGGATACCAGATATCTTGAATGAAGATGGTTATAAAACAGGTGTATTCAATTATGCAACTGGCGAAATCGAATGGAAACTCATTTTTAATGACACATCTAAGCTTATAAAAGAGCCAGTCATACAGGATAGTCTTAATTCTGGTCAAGCCTTTGTTCAAGATTCTGTTAAAGTAAATAAAATTGATATTTCGCAAACACCTAGAGTAGGGGAACTAATCCCACCAGAAGAATATGATCTAACATTTAGCAAAAAAGCAAATGGTAATGAACAAATGCGTATCAGCCTTCAAAACCCAATTATTCACCCAGTAGAAATAACGTATAATACTAAACCAACAGGTATTACTAAAGAAGTTTATAAAAACACTGCTGTTATAAGTGACGGAGAAGAAGTGCTGGCGGATTATCATGCAGAAGTCATTGATGATAATGCAGGTAAATATGTAAATAAAACAGGTGAACAAGAAGATGAACAAGTCGATTGGAAAATTTATGTTAATCAGTCAGCTTCGACCATAACAAATGCAACTGTTACGGATACACTTGGAGCAGGACAAGAGCTAGACGCATCAAGTATTAATGTTTATGAAGCTAAAGCAACATCAACTGGGAAATTTTTAAAAGATAGCAATACCCCGATTTCACCAGATGAATATGATTTAGAAACAGGTATAGACGATGAAAGTGATTTAGAGTATTTCCGAGTGAAATTCAAAAACGAAATTAATCAACCTTACGTAATTGACTACAATTCTGATATCACTTTAACTTCAGATACAGAAACAACTGCGCAAATTGGTAATTCTGTTACTTTCACCGGAGATAATATTACAAAAGGCGAGACAGAAAAAAGCAAAACCATCGAAGTGAAAATAACGACTGGAGATGGAACAGGAACTGGTGAAACAGGAGACATTACTTTAAATAAAGTGGACAAAGATAATCCAAGTACTCTGTTAGAAGGAGCAACTTTCGAACTTTATGATAATGGTAAGCTAGTCGATACGCAAACTACCGATGATCAGGGTGTTCTAGTGTTTAGCGACTTGATTTATGGTGATTATACACTCAAAGAAGTAGCAGCGCCAGAGGGTTATTCTTTACCAACAGTTTCAACAGAAAATATAAAAGTAACAGTGGATCAGGACAACAAAGCTGTTCAAGTAACTAACGAGAAAAAGGCAACTAAAGAAACTGGATCAATGCATTTAGTGAAAACAGATAATGAGACAGGTGCAACTTTAGCAGGGGCAGAGTTTTCGCTATATAATGACACGAATCAAGAACTACAAAGCGGACTCACAACTGATGAAAACGGCGAGCTTACAATTACGGATTTAGATTTAGGGACCTATACTTTAAAAGAAACCAAAGCCCCGACAGGCTACAAGCTTTCAGATAAAACATGGGAGTTTACGATTACAACAGGCCAAACAGACCCAGTTGAAGTGCAAGCAAAGAACGAAAAAGCTGTTGGTGATGTTATTCTAACAAAAGTGGATCAGGAAACAGGAGCGAAATTAGCAGGTGCCAAGTTCAATTTGTTAAATGCATCCGGTGAGATTATCCAAACAAACCTTACTTCAGACGCGAACGGAGAAATCCATGTCCAAAATTTAGTGGCAGGTGATTATACTTTCGAGGAAACAGAAGCCCCAGAAGGTTATGAGTTGGCAGTCACTTCATGGTCATTTACAATCATAGAGGGTCAAACAACTATATTAACAGCAGAAAACAACAAAACAGGGACTCCAGAACCGGACACTGGGGAGGTAGTTCTAGTTAAGCAAGATAGTGAAAATGGAGAACATTTAGCAGGGGCAGTATTTGACTTAGTTGCAAAAGACGGTACAATCATTCAAAGCAATTTAACAACCGATGATAATGGTGAAATCACTGTCTCTAATTTATCTTCTGGCGAGTATTCCTTTAAAGAAATTACTGCTCCAACAGGTTATGATAAAACAGAGATTCCCTGGGACTTCACTATCGAAAAAGATCAACCACAAAAAATAATGATAACGGCTGAAAATACGAAAAGTCCATTAATCCCAACAACAGGTTCAGCTAAAATCATTAAACAAGATAGTGAGAGTGGCAAAACACTAGCTGGTGCTGAATTTTCATTAATATCAGAAACAGGTGAAACGCTACAAAGCAAGCTTACAACAAACAAAGATGGTGAATTAGAAATTGATAACCTAGCTCCCGGAAATTACCTCATTCAAGAAACAAAAGCTCCAGAGGGTTATCAATTAGAAGAAACAGCATGGCAATTTGAAATAAAAGCAGATGATTCAACCCAAATCACTGTCATCGCAGAAAATACTAAGCTTAAGCCTATCGAACCAGACATAGGAGCTGTTCGATTAATAAAAACTGACAGCGAAAACGGCAATCGATTAAGTGGGGCAGTTTTCAGTCTTGTTGATGCCGATGGACAAGTAGTTCAAGCAGACTTAACAACCGATGATAACGGTGAAATTTTTGTAGACAACTTAGTACCAGGAACGTATTCATTTAAAGAAACGAGTGCTCCAGAGGGTTATGAACTTGCCGAGCATTCCTGGGAATTCCAGATTGAACAAAAACAAACAGATGCAGTGAAGGTATACGCAGAAAATACGCCACTCACAACAGATGATGCATCATTTTTACCAGATAGTGAAACGACATTTGACGAAAATGGAGAAGAGACAACTTTTTTAATAGATGACAACTTGATAGAAGAACGTAAACCAAAACAAAAAGGTGCCGATGATTCAAAAACGACTTCTGAGCAAAAAATAGCATCTAATCAGGAAGTTAAGATACTTCCTGCAACTGGTGATGATTCCAATGCAATGAAATTCATTTTTGGAGGATTTGCTACTTTACTCAGCTTAATGTACTTGAATAAAAAAACAAAATGA